A single genomic interval of Dromiciops gliroides isolate mDroGli1 chromosome 1, mDroGli1.pri, whole genome shotgun sequence harbors:
- the VHL gene encoding von Hippel-Lindau disease tumor suppressor, which produces MPREPLRTGAGPPRLRSVNSRQPSCVIFCNRTCRQVLPFWVNFEGQPTPYQMLLPGTGRRINSYLGHFWLFRDANTGDGLLVNQTELFVPSLNENGQPVFANITLPVYTLKERCLQVVRCLVKPEDYRKLDIVRSLYDDLEDHPDIQKDLRRLSLEYLENQVDGD; this is translated from the exons ATGCCGCGGGAGCCGCTCCGGACTGGCGCCGGGCCGCCCCGGCTGCGCTCGGTGAACAGCCGTCAGCCGTCCTGCGTGATCTTCTGTAACCGCACGTGCCGCCAGGTGCTCCCCTTCTGGGTCAACTTCGAGGGGCAGCCGACGCCCTACCAGATGCTGCTGCCTGGCACCGGCCGCAGGATAAACAGCTACCTCG GTCATTTTTGGTTATTCAGAGATGCAAATACAGGTGATGGACTTTTGGTTAACCAGACTGAATTATTTGTGCCATCTCTCAATGAAAATGGACAGCCTGTTTTTGCTAACATCACACTTCCAG TTTATACGCTGAAAGAGAGATGTCTTCAAGTTGTTCGCTGCCTTGTCAAGCCTGAGGACTACAGGAAACTGGACATTGTGAGGTCATTGTATGATGATCTGGAAGACCACCCAGatattcagaaggaccttaggAGACTTTCACTGGAGTACCTTGAGAATCAAGTGGATGGAGACTAA